DNA sequence from the Juglans microcarpa x Juglans regia isolate MS1-56 chromosome 5S, Jm3101_v1.0, whole genome shotgun sequence genome:
TAATTTGCAGGATGATTCTGAATGGTTTAATGAATACATTTCAAAACAAAGGCGTTTCTGGAGCCATCTCTAATATGGGACCTAAAATCCCAATGCCATGAAGTTGTGCTCTACGCATTTTCAGCTACGTGTGGAATGGAAACCATGGATAGTTCCTCCAGCGTTTTGGCCGTGATCATTGGAATTGATTGTGGGTCAAAgggtgaaattatttgataagaAAGGTTAAATAGCTCACTATATTATAGTACTCATGGCAATGGTGCCAACTGATAAAAAGATGGAAGGGAAAGATGCTGCTGCACTGTTGCTATTGAATTATTGTCATTGGCACTCCTTGTCGCCCTGGGATTAGCCGTGTGGTCCTGCGGCACTCTCtataaatgtgttttgagaCCAATCAAATTGTGCCTTGTTAAGGTCTAGAGGACATGGTCACCTTTGGGGTAATCATGCATGGGCATTTTAGCCATAGGCTTGTTTCCGtcttattgttaatttattcaCCTAATGGTTGGTAATGGGTCAGTGGAAGCTAATGAAAATTGGAGATGGGTTCTACACAAGCCAGCCCCATGCAACGATCAttcaaaaacttttaaaagcATCCCCCAACACAGCCTTTTCAGTTTCCACTTTCCACTCATTGGAAACCAAAAGAGAAATGTCATCCTTATCTTGTCCTCTAATCTCCTCTCTAGTCATTCTCACCCAAACCTTGCATGCATTGTACTCAGAATTTTGGACCAGAGTAGAAGCTATGAAAGGAACGGGGGGAAAGTTCTTTAGGAAATTGAAATTCATACCATCATTTAGCACCTTGAAACAAGGTCTAGCCCTTCAGTTAGACCCCTCGGAGAAGGTTTCCAGTCAAAACTGTCAAATTCCACCAGTTTACAAAGAACGAGATGGAAAGAGCAACAACCTCTCAGAGTTACTAGTTGGCAGTACTGGCGTGTCTGAACTGGATAACCATCCTCGGGATGAAGAAATGGAATTGGACTTCAGTGTTAGCGACAAAGATTGCTTTACATCCTCCATAAAGACCAAAGACAAGGTGCCTGCCAAGGAAACTCCAGAGATTCCAATCTTGTCACGCAGCATCATGGAACATGGTGGTACACATGAAGCAAAAGACAGCAAAGAATATCCATATCTGTTAGACTTTGAAGAGAAATGTCCACCAGGAGGAAGTGACTCCATAGTTTTCTACACAACAAGCTTGAGAGGTATCAGGAAAACATTCGAGGACTGCAGCACAATCCGGTTCTTGTTGGAAAGCTTTAAAGTATTGTTCTACGAGAGAGATGTTTCAATGCATTTGGAATATAGGGAAGAACTTTGGAACATCATGGGTAGTAGAGTGATCCCTCCAAGGATTTTCATAAAGGGGAGGTACATTGGAGGAGCTGATGAAGTTGTCAGTTTACATGAGCAAGGCAAGCTGAGGAAGCTCTTGGAAGGTATACCACTCGACCCATCCAGTTCCTCATGCAGTGGGTGCGCCAATGTGAGATTTGTGGTGTGCCCTAATTGCAATGGCAGCCGGAAGATTATTGCAGATGGGGAAAGCGATGACTTGTACATTAGATGCCCTGAATGTAATGAAAATGGGTTGGTTAAATGCCCAACTTGCAGCCGATAATCTAACGAATATGACCTGTTAATTTCTAGCACTTCTTGATCAGCTGGTAATGAAACTTGTTCCTTCCTTCTCTTAGTTTCTTGGTCTTCACTCTATagtatctatttaaaatttctgTAATGGTTGGTTCTGATTGTTGTTCCATTAGCTTATAGgtggaaaaagaaaaccatgacGTTTAGAACTCTCAAGATGGAATCTTTCAAAATATACAGATTTAGAACGTTTTGGGAAGCCATGCAATTGAAGTAACCTCACGCTATCATCTGGTTCTTTACTTAATCTGAACTTAATCAATGGGAATTTCATTTGTATTGAAATATGGAATGATATGTAGGGAACGACCATAAAAATGGAATGATGAGTAGAGTAGGAAAGAGGACGCACATGGGCCATAGTAGTTGACAAGATTCAGAAAAAGTCACTGTTTTTATGTACCAAAAGGTAATTATAAAGGAAGAGCTTTAGCTTATGGGAGCATTCACGCCAACAACTTTAATGTTTAAAGTGTGAACATTGCTTTTCCTTGATTTGTTTTCCATTATATTCTTTGACATTGGTAAAGAAATTCAAGATATCAATTCAAAAGACGGGAAATAAgaccgagaaaaaaaaaaagacgggAAATAAGGCCTAATTTGTATTcgaaaagtgttttattttatcactGCAACTtcctcaaatttttatataaaatataataaataattaaaattttttaaattacaaaataataataatattaaaaaaatattactctCATCAAACCAGCACTAAATTTTCGATGCAACCTTCAAAGAGTGACTGAGTAAACGAATGGGATTGGTTTTAGAGTTCAGATCCCGAGTGACAGACACAGCCCAGGGACTAGGAAATGGTGCAACTTTCTACCTATTGTGGGTTGGAGCTTACCTTTGGTTAGCTGCTTTCAGAAATACTCAGCAGCATCTGTTGGAGTCGTGATGATACTTGAAGATGATCCGATCAAAGCAACGGGGACCTGCAATCAAGAAGAGGAACACGCAAATGGGAAGTTTCTGGTGGGATTACTCGGAACGCTTAAGttagtaaaaatattgtgaatGGAGTCGAGATTTTCATAGAGAAATTTTTCTGAAAGGGAAGAGGAACCTGGCCGTAGGAcacttcctttctttcttttcatacaGCAGCTTTTTCTTCCCTTGGATGTGAGTAGGTTGTCAGAGTTTGTCCAGTCCGTAGAATAAGGTCTAACCCGACCAACGTCTTGTGTCAGTCGGTCGGAAACTCGAGGGGCTTATTTCCAATTGCATGGGCTACGCAGCGAGAATTGAGGCTATTGGGGCTTGAGAATCCTGGACCAGGCCATGCTGTTTTGCTTAGTCCCAGGCTTCTGAAGGCCCGTACCGATCAGTGAATATACGGATCTTATGAAGGCCATGCTGTTTTGTTTACTCTTAGAAAtcgaataattctatttataattcatACGTACGTACTGCACGCTACACCacacctattttaattttttttttttttataataaatatatagtgtatgaaTAATACgtaaaataactcaattaatttaataagaataaaataataaaaaataaaaaataattttaaaatatataaaatatgtggtatgggatgatgagtaacatccCTCGAAAAACAAATGGAAGACGGCCTTAcagtaataaatattgtaaaatctattttatgtgtttatttttctcccacttaaaattttctaagttcgaataataattaaagacaACTTTGATCCATCTTACGCAACAGCACATGGAAATAATTTTTGGGCTAGTCTGGCAGAACAAAAGAATATTCGAACAACGACATGATTTTGGTACCAACGGCCAGCTCAtgggaaaaaattataaaccacGTGAAACAGGTATAGTTATAATGGAATGTGGAGGGGATGGAATATTCTAAACGTGCACTGCTGGGGCCGGCAAAACATTATAAGTTGCTCACAAGGTAGTCGGTACAAGAAATAAGTTATCTTGACGGTAGCGAAAGGAAACCTTAGGCTTAACATTTCTCTAAATAGAAGCATGCAAAAATTATTCGCTTCAATATAAATGATTTACCAGAAATTCAGAATTTTGAATATAGGCATTTTTCTAAACCGTCAAATCCAAAGGGTCAGATAAATGGTCaagattataaaaattgttACGGATATAAAAGATTACACAAAGTAAACCAgtaaactgatataattttataaaatccgttaaattaactttataataaaaataactttacaatctgacgtataattacatcaatttataaatttccttttatataatccctatttatctaaaatattttccaaccTTTATACATTGCGGGAATCAGAATGAGAAAGCAGCTTCAAGGAGTACAGTTGTATTATGCCTTTTAACAGTCTGCAAAAGCTATAAAATCTCTCAAAAAGTAGTGTTTCGCAAAAAGTAGTGTTTCTCGAAATTTTCAAGAGAAGGTTAGATATGCTATGCATGTGAAATGTTATGGCTTACTTGGTCGAAAAGGAGATCACGGTGTCGTTGTACAGAATACCCTTTCCAAGAAAGATAAGACAAAAAATAGCAAAACAAAGAGCAGCACAACTTAAGAAGGGATTCATAAATTTAACACAGCTGAATACTGCTCCATTTCCAGTCCAACTTGAACGGACAACCAAATCTCTAATATACCACGCAAGAAAGATCGCATAGGCTCCTCTTTATCGAACCAATTTTCACATGAGAAGATATCCCATAATCCATAAAGAAAGACAAGTTAAGAGTAGTCACACCTCCTACAATTTACAGTAAGTCCTACGAGGCGGAAGCTAATTCAATGTCGACAATTTGTGTCGTAGCTGCAGTCATTTCGGGCTCTGGAGTTTCGGATTCTGGTTGTAAGAATTGGGTGTAGTGGAACTCAATCTGTAACCGGTGATGAAGAGGTGTTGATGTCATTAGACCCTTCTTAATATCCACCTGTAATTCCCTTAGTGGAATAGCAGCCAAAAAGCTCTTAATGTATTCTTTACATGACTCCTTCCCTCGACACAcaacttcctcttcctcctcactcTTCATAGGTTCCTCGGGCATAATTCCTACCACCCCTGCTATAGAACCCTCTTCCTTCATGTTGGCCAGCTGGTTCTGATGCTGGTTATTGGATGTTTTGTCTTCCGGTGACTCTGCAACATTTGGCATTTTGTAAATTACCGTGCTACGATCAAATTTCAAGATATAGGCCTGATTGCATCCCTCGTACAGCCTCTCCCCCAATGTGTCAATGATGTAACAAGCTTCCGGCTCAACTTTGAGGATGAAAAAATGATCATTCCAGCTGACAATATAAACCTGAGGTTCACCATTGCCTGGACATTCCAAACCAGTGCAGCTTATCTCATCCCAAATGCTGTCAAAGGACATGGCACCATGCAGAAAGTCAAATCTTCCCTCTTCCATCTCCTCTGGATGGAAAAACCCAATAAAGGACTGCCCAGGAACTACAGAAAGAGGGCGTATCTTGGCTTGGATGACTGTGTCAAGATCAAAGTGCTTATCAGGGAACCG
Encoded proteins:
- the LOC121266872 gene encoding uncharacterized protein At5g39865-like, with the protein product MSSLSCPLISSLVILTQTLHALYSEFWTRVEAMKGTGGKFFRKLKFIPSFSTLKQGLALQLDPSEKVSSQNCQIPPVYKERDGKSNNLSELLVGSTGVSELDNHPRDEEMELDFSVSDKDCFTSSIKTKDKVPAKETPEIPILSRSIMEHGGTHEAKDSKEYPYLLDFEEKCPPGGSDSIVFYTTSLRGIRKTFEDCSTIRFLLESFKVLFYERDVSMHLEYREELWNIMGSRVIPPRIFIKGRYIGGADEVVSLHEQGKLRKLLEGIPLDPSSSSCSGCANVRFVVCPNCNGSRKIIADGESDDLYIRCPECNENGLVKCPTCSR